A window of the Hordeum vulgare subsp. vulgare chromosome 5H, MorexV3_pseudomolecules_assembly, whole genome shotgun sequence genome harbors these coding sequences:
- the LOC123399612 gene encoding disease resistance protein Pik-2-like produces the protein MEVVSAAHGAFGPLLEKLTALLVDEYARLKGVRREIRSLRSELSSMHAALKEYTKLEDPNDQVKTWISLVRELAYDTEDALDKFVHQLGNGSGRHHGGFKKFFRKTVSHLKTLGSRRGIADQIDDLKDRIKQVKELKDSYTIDGSRSSATRHGVMDPRLHAIFAEEAHLVGMEGPRDDLANWMVEEGNNSSKHCKVLSIVGFGGLGKTTLANEVRRKIQGQFHCHAFVSVSQKPDIKKIINDVISQVSCVDGSTKDSMGWDENKSIAKLREMLQDKRYLIIIDDVWSRQSWNTIKCAFPENNCSSRIIATTRIIDVAKSCCLNTDDRMYEMEALSDLHSRRLFLNRIFGSSNCCPEVLNKVSDEILKKCGGLPLAIISISSLLANRPAMKDEWENVKRSIGCALENNQSLAGMSSILSLSYNDLPPNLKTCLLYLSVFPEDYVIERERLVRRWIAEGFISEQRGQSQQDVAENYFYELVNKSMVQPVDIGYDGKVRACQVHDMMLEIIISKSIEDNFITVVCGGQTSLKNHHCFIRRLSVQHIDEEVLSTLANEDLSHVRSLTVTSSVCMKHFPSIIEFESLRVLDFEDCQGLQEYDMTNIDKLFQLKYLSFRGTSMTKLPSRIVMLHNLETLDLRMQSMQQDLPAGIVLLNKLQYLLTETHHKVPNGITNMRSLRVTPNFHITKSSLDAVEELGNLTILNKLSLYLSDGYKYKRHEEVLLSSLCKLSSCQLRSLYISREWGSLNFIDSWSPPSSLQIFHMSSNMHLANIPKWISPGLTSLVNLDINVTELREEGLHILGLLPSLMDLALCLRSGGRKKLTVIGFPCLKRFNLFSWDGAYVALTKGSMRNLEEFLVSFDVSVAKAYGFYLGIEHIPSLKLIQAVLRNEGATHLESKTAAAAIRKEAGAHPNHPEVCILEEPDEDEDDNEKTDNDEDIIKQ, from the exons ATGGAGGTTGTGAGCGCCGCACACGGTGCGTTTGGTCCTCTGCTGGAAAAGCTCACCGCCTTGCTCGTCGACGAGTATGCTAGGCTCAAGGGGGTCCGTCGCGAGATCCGCTCCCTCAGATCAGAGCTCAGCAGTATGCACGCTGCACTCAAAGAGTACACCAAGCTAGAAGACCCAAATGACCAAGTGAAGACATGGATATCGCTGGTGAGGGAGTTGGCCTATGATACCGAGGATGCCTTGGACAAGTTCGTCCACCAGCTTGGCAATGGAAGTGGAAGGCACCACGGTGGTTTCAAGAAGTTCTTTCGCAAGACCGTTAGTCATCTCAAGACGCTTGGGTCTCGCCGCGGAATTGCTGACCAAATCGACGACCTCAAGGACCGCATCAAGCAAGTGAAAGAGCTCAAGGATAGCTACACTATTGATGGTTCTCGTTCTAGCGCAACTCGCCATGGAGTCATGGATCCCCGACTTCACGCGATTTTTGCTGAAGAGGCACACCTTGTGGGTATGGAAGGTCCAAGAGACGATCTTGCTAACTGGATGGTGGAAGAAGGAAACAACTCGTCCAAACATTGCAAGGTGTTGTCTATTGTTGGATTTGGTGGATTGGGAAAGACAACATTGGCAAATGAGGTTCGTCGGAAGATTCAAGGACAATTTCATTGCCATGCTTTTGTATCAGTCTCGCAAAAGCCAGATATAAAGAAAATCATCAATGATGTGATCTCTCAAGTGTCATGCGTAGATGGATCCACAAAAGATTCCATGGGTTGGGATGAAAATAAGTCCATTGCGAAGCTAAGAGAAATGCTACAGGATAAAAG GTATCTCATCATCATTGATGATGTATGGTCTAGACAATCATGGAACACTATCAAGTGTGCCTTTCCGGAGAATAATTGTTCTAGCCGGATTATAGCTACCACCCGCATCATTGATGTAGCGAAGTCATGTTGCCTGAATACTGATGACCGCATGTATGAAATGGAGGCACTAAGTGATCTTCACTCTAGGAGATTATTTTTGAACAGAATATTTGGCTCTAGTAACTGTTGTCCTGAAGTGTTGAACAAAGTTTCGGATGAAATTCTTAAAAAATGTGGAGGCCTACCACTGGCAATTATCAGTATATCTAGTTTGTTGGCGAATAGGCCAGCTATGAAGGATGAGTGGGAGAATGTTAAAAGATCAATTGGTTGCGCACTAGAAAATAACCAGAGTCTAGCGGGAATGAGTAGCATACTATCTCTTAGCTATAATGATCTTCCACCTAATCTCAAGACATGTCTGTTGTATTTAAGTGTATTCCCTGAGGATTATGTGATTGAGAGAGAGAGGTTAGTCAGGCGCTGGATAGCAGAGGGCTTTATCTCAGAACAACGTGGGCAGAGCCAACAAGATGTTGCGGAGAACTACTTTTATGAGCTTGTCAACAAAAGCATGGTTCAACCAGTGGACATTGGATATGATGGTAAGGTTCGTGCCTGCCAAGTACACGACATGATGCTTGAAATTATCATTTCAAAATCTATTGAAGATAATTTTATCACTGTGGTATGCGGAGGTCAAACAAGTTTGAAAAATCATCATTGTTTTATTCGCCGACTATCAGTTCAGCACATTGATGAGGAGGTGCTATCAACATTGGCAAATGAAGATTTAAGCCATGTTCGATCTCTGACAGTAACATCATCTGTTTGCATGAAACACTTTCCTAGCATTATTGAATTTGAATCTTTACGTGTACTGGACTTTGAAGACTGTCAAGGTTTACAGGAGTATGATATGACCAATATAGACAAATTATTCCAATTAAAGTACCTCAGCTTTAGGGGCACGAGCATGACAAAGCTACCATCAAGGATTGTCATGCTACATAATCTAGAGACCCTTGATCTTAGGATGCAATCCATGCAACAAGATCTGCCAGCTGGAATTGTTCTGCTCAATAAGCTACAGTATCTACTCACTGAAACACATCATAAGGTACCTAATGGGATCACCAATATGAGGAGCTTACGGGTAACCCCAAATTTTCATATTACCAAGAGTTCATTGGATGCAGTGGAGGAGCTTGGGAACCTAACCATATTGAACAAACTCTCTTTGTACTTATCCGATGGATATAAGTACAAGAGGCATGAGGAGGTGCTACTCTCCTCACTATGTAAGCTGAGCAGCTGTCAACTCCGGTCTTTATATATAAGTAGGGAATGGGGTTCACTCAACTTTATAGATTCTTGGTCCCCTCCATCCTCCCTTCAGATATTTCATATGTCTAGCAACATGCATTTAGCAAACATTCCAAAGTGGATTTCTCCGGGACTCACAAGCCTTGTTAATCTGGACATCAATGTGACTGAACTGAGGGAGGAGGGTTTGCACATTCTTGGTTTGCTCCCATCGTTAATGGATCTAGCATTGTGTTTGCGTTCAGGAGGAAGGAAAAAGCTTACCGTAATTGGATTCCCATGTCTCAAGAGGTTTAACCTCTTTAGTTGGGATGGGGCATATGTGGCGCTCACCAAAGGGTCCATGCGGAATCTTGAGGAGTTTCTGGTGTCTTTTGATGTGTCAGTGGCCAAAGCATATGGCTTCTATTTAGGGATTGAGCATATCCCATCTCTCAAACTAATACAAGCAGTTCTTCGCAATGAAGGTGCCACACATTTGGAATCGAAGACTGCAGCCGCTGCCATCAGGAAGGAAGCAGGTGCCCATCCCAACCATCCCGAAGTCTGTAttttggaggaaccggatgaagatgaagatgacaaTGAAAAGACTGATAATGATGAGGATATAATTAAGCAGTGA